tctccctcagacttttcgaccaatataataacgcatgtctttccgtcctcagtaacggtaacggcgttgccaagatgagaaaagtaattaattagattactcaccactgaaaaaaataacgccattagtaacgccgttatgttgtaacgccattattaacaacactggctgcgacagtgcagtaaagctttgtgtgctaaatctgttggcccgagGCAATTGCCtgatttgcctaatgggacgtgaCGCCTCTGGGCATCACCTAGACAGCGATttctcccaggaatctgactgaactccaGCATTTTTGttgagaatgggccaagattagtcctgattgatgtgacagactgatctgcagcgtctggttgaagttgttgctgccaaaggggctgccataaaatattaaatgtgatggtttacttacttacttcCAACCCTCCTTTAATTGTTTGtatgttatcctcattaaaatatgaaaacctatgtttgggtggttttagttaaagcagttttttcatctgtgtgattttgacaaagatcagatttgatggggattttatgatgtaagaaattccaaaaagttcagatattttttcatactactgtatgttaaaacgcaaaccaacacaaaacatttttttctggttgacaccagTACGCTTCCAAATCATTTGTACGTATTCCTTTACCTGCTTGTTGTTTGCCTTCTTCTCCGCCGACTCCTTAGAAGTACGTATCTAAACATATTAACAGAAAACGTTTCAATTCACGGTTATCCTTTTCAAGGCTAGTCTTCAAAGTGCATCGACTTGTACGCGCCCGCAACAAATTGGGGTGTGTTTCACAATCACACAGGAAGTGAAGCAACATCCACATGAACTGCATTCAAGTGATGATTACTGCATTTAGCCATCACTGTCTGGGATTGATTTTGTTCATGTGGCTCATCGAAATGATGATGCAGGAATACAGACAATATGGAGGAGGGGGAAAAAGGTATAAAAACCTTGAGTCTGCAGTAGAGAGCCGTCAGGACGATGCCGTACACTAACAGAATGGCGTCCAGCACGTAACAGGTTTCGGGTTCTGTAAGAGCTGCTATAAGAACGAGATGAAACTAATCGTCAAACCACATTCAAAAATGCGTTTTCATGAAAAGTGAACGTTCTTACATTTCTGTCCTACACGCAAGTGAAACagaaatgaattatttttcacAGGTCCGATCACATGACGGTTTGTAATTGAGTTGGAAAAAGGCAAAACTGTTGGAAAAGCTTAACAATTTACCACTTTTGGCTAACGGAACatttgaaaaaattgtttagttCAATCACTTAAATCTTCttaagtctgtttttttttttatcagtatCAACAAAAAATTGAGTTCAAGTACAGTACAAACATTTAATTTTCGTTTTTCAGAGTCGCTCACCACAAGCAACTTATGACGGGGTCGGAATTTAGGGCAAATGGAAGAAGTCGTCATAAGCGGTGACGAAACTGCATACTCACCAGCTTGACCGAACGTCATCCACAGAGGAATGGCCACAAGTAAGGGTCTCCCGACCATGGTTCTCTCAAATCCGGAACGCGGAATGACCCGACTGGAAACTTTTTCAGAGCTGTGAAAAATGACTAGTGCCTACGTTCAAAAAAGTCACAGGGGGAAGTTGTGGTCTGAGCTCGAGGTCCATCTATCTACGATCTTGTTAAGAGGCCACTCCTCTTTTAAACCCAAACCACAGCCAAGAACAACCATTTTTGCTCACTTttcactttgtttttttcactcaAAGCAGCAATGACAAGAGTCGTCATGTCGATCTGACCTAAAATATGTTTATTAGGGATTACATATCACAGATTATTAGGCTCATTAAGTCCGATCCTACTTAGCGGTCCACCTCCCCGAACACGATGTCCTGCGTGCCTGTCGCAAGAGGAAagtttgagttaaaaaaaaaactgaaagcgACAAGCGGCAGGACGGCCATGTTGATGATGTCGCTTACCAATAATAGCCACTACGTCTGCAAGCATGTGTCCTTGAGCCATTTTGTCCAGACCGGcctaaaaacaaacagaaaatccgTTATCGCTAATTGGTAGCTTCAATACTGGTACTGATGTCATTAGTTTATAAtatctagacgtccaatccatttgaagtgggaggttagCAGTAGGGCTACACGTATCGATTAtcagcgttactgtaatctgattactttcttcagtaacgagtaatctaaagcgttcatttttccaagccagtaatccgattaaatttagtttccctagtgcctgtgcgttactattttgtttttgcctcataatgtatgtagaatgaagaatactgcagtcatgtatgaagagcatttctcatcgggggggaaaaaacgggtcacgtgtattacgatgctgtttgaggctgtctgccacggcggtcaacaacatagcattctgacgagaCAGCGAGGCTAACACTGTTAgcctaacagtgaaaggcaggatatataccgcaaatggatgcctttgctcactggaaatacagccattacttcacatttctgtccagtaaagatgacaaaaatatctccgtgcgttgcaaactttgcgctggctgtaaaagactgtcggccgctaaaaagtctacattcaattcaacaaggaagcacttggaattacaggacaacgcggaattacaggacaacgcgacaaaactcgaaacaaagtttgtaaccagcctttatgcacattttattgtcagtgtttgtaaccacaggcggagttttacttttgtggggctgggggcaaagcatgttgatgactgaaacaaaagtcaaaagtttggacacacctaaacatttttacgttttatatattttcactactattttaAATCCTacgtcaaaactatgaacgaacatgtggaatggcaaaaaaaaagtgaaataaatgaaaacagattttatattgtacattcttcaaagtatccacctttgaggtgtcgccaaacttttggccaatactgtatatattagagatgtcccgatccgatatttggatcagatcggacgccgatatgggcaaaaaaatgcggatcggtatcggatcggccgacacggaaaaattccgatccagacttccgatccagttttttttgaaaatccggtccgggttttccagcgcaccgatatacacaatccattccagtttttgcttcggtttccctaaaatccgatcCGCATTttaaggcacaccttcaacacgctacattaccgtctcccaatttactgaGACttatctgtaaaaatgtcagctgtgtgggatcatttcaccttaaaggacgacaaagacgaagaggcagagtaatatgccacaataaagtcaagcgtggtggtaaagctataagaagttttaatacaaccaacctaatcaagcatttagcgacatacacatgcattgaaaactaggtgtgttagtaaacagccgccatcttaaagcaggagacttcccttgtaggctgttgtagtgaaccttccaagcgaacctaattaactttttatctaaaatactccttttTCTGCCCTTCATTTCGCGATGTGCATTTTTCGtccctgcttttattttgacagccgtcCGACAGCAAAGAAGTAGCGCGGCGGCCATGTTTGTAGTCGTTTCGTCAGTCCGCCGTTTGACGAGAGCTGGGCAGCATTGTTTACTGTGCTCACGCTATCCTAAACTTGTCGTGTTGTTTGCGCCTTCGAAGGCATCGTCTGTAAGTAcaacattttttatatatagtatTTAGCGATGTATGTGCCATATTTGGAGCGTTTTGACCACTTTGTAAACTTTGGCACCTGCTGCATGCTTCATTTGCATATTAGAATATTGAGAGGCATTGTATGGGAATTGGTTTCGTATATATTTGACATATATAGCATATGGATagtcaaacctgtcaatcattttcGTTCTGTACATTCTATTTCTTTTAGTTTCACCTGGGTTCATTTTTGGATGTGACAGTGCAGCTAAATAAAAGCACCTGGAGCTTGGATGCTACTTCCTGACTCCCGCATTCATTTTTGAATGGAGTTTGGCTTGCAGCGAACTTGTGTCCGCTTACACACACAAAGGAAGCaatatactcctaaattggcaaaatcttgacttgaatctatcttcaaaacagttttaaaactttcacatgtcaatagtagacagaagggaaattatggaataacgggagcaattttaacaacagttgattcgcaaaattaaattaattgaatgtagtttaaagctgctgatacagaatggggacttgagtattttatttactgttttaaaatgttaacttgatcctgaaatagtcgtttatttaaacctgagaggctttttatacaatttttgtaactaatgcacgaaacattaaaagcatctaatagcttggggggtttgtgggattttccactgacagtttacaatattatttgcacgttttactgactgactatgccatttctgtttgtcatTTACAATGTTTTgtctttgtcactgaataaacaggtcagtttcttgttaccaaccattgtgtgttattcaaactcacctaattcacctggttagttgttatcaagagtactaaaacccttttcaacatgagtctgataactaagtaaggaggctaaataactttaaaatttaatacatgctcagataggccggtatcggtgtatcggatcggaagtgcaaaacaatatcggtatcggatcggaagtgcaaaaacctggatcgggacatccctatgtataagtaaaattagtgactttctgttgccactagttggcgctgtagggttgatgcaaatgacccctaaaaGACTCTCAGGTTacgactctcaccaagcacgggaagtttgaagcagaagttatgactgttcagaaTTTGTGGCGAGACGAAATGACTATGGTCATTTATACTTTCCTGTTGGACCTCTCGGCTTCAACGGAACCCCAACATTTTTCATcaagcacctgaacacaggtttgaggtcaatagatttgttTTCCCTTCCAGGAGGAGTCCGTcttgtaaaaaagggcatttcctgttcccacttgggtgcgccaggcctaatgggtaatatttcaatgcagtcgtgttcaggctgggatacctctcataTACGcctgatatgaaaaagattgaacgttgtatcagggaattattagtcattttctgaatttggtgttttgcccaaaaaaatggctgactttggcaccccgcccaggtgaggcccgtgaatgaaacctCACTATTTtgagaaacttaagatctcatatgtctcatgaacattctcaccaattttgaggaggatccaaaaaACTCCCTAGgcaccaaggtctcaaatgtgcaccctattAATCTATAAAGtttcattcaatccaaaatacacgattccctgttgggtttggaatagtaCAATATCGACCGGTAACATTCAACTGTGTATCGGGAACCAGAAAAATTGTTTCAGTCAAACACCACTTCGCAATAGTACACAACTTTAAAGACCTAATTCAAAACAATGCCGCTTGTAGAAACAGGAAGGAAGCAGCAAGTGGAGTATAAATAAAAACAGCTTGGTCGGTACTTTAAAAAGTCAAGAGTCGCCTCGAGGACGAGACGCCGCATGTTGAAATATTTTGCAGTGTCGGCTTAAAACACGCACCAGGTGGGCAAATCCGGGAGCTTTGATCTTGCAGCGGTAGGGTCTGCTGGATCCATCCGACACCAAGTAAACACCAAACTCTCCCTGCGGATAATGCGCGAAAACAACAAATAAGCCTTCACTGATTGTTACCATTGTGAAGAGGATTATCGTTTGTAGTTTACTTGCAAgttgcgagagaaaaaaaacggtCACCTTGGGGGCTTCCACTGCGGTATACGTGGCCCCTGGGGGGACCTGGTAGCCCTCGGTGTACAGCTTAAAATGGTGAATCAAAGACTCCATGGACATCTGTCAAAGAGACATGACACGTTAGCGCTGTGCGCTTCGTCTCTACTATGCTGCGTTCAACTCACCTTCATCTCAGACCTCTTGGGCGGCGCCACTTTGGCGTCGTCTACCTTGATCTCACCTTCCGGCATCTTGTTCAGAGCCTGGTGCATGATTCGCAGCGACTGCCTCATCTCCTCTATCCTACAAAGATACCTGCAGAAAATGCGGTTGAGCCGAGAAACGCGCCAAGAAGGAGCAGAGCGCTAAATCACCGACCGGTCGTAGCAGTCGCCGTTGCTTCCTATCGGGATGTCAAACTCCACCTCGTCGTACTTGTCGTACGGTTGAGATTTGCGCAGGTCCCACTTGATGCCAGACCCTCTCAGCATCACCCCGCTAGAAGAGGGGAAATATTACATTAAAATTGCCTTTTACTTCAAGCTAGAACGCCTCCTAGCTTAATGCTACGGTCCAATGGAAGACACCATTTACTTGCTTATGAAAATTAGCATTGGTTTACAATTGATATTCAGACTCAAACACCTTGGTGACATCATTGACAACCGATATGACAActacggctgcagctatcgattattttagtagtcgattaatcgatgaactagttagttcgactaattgagtaatcggataaggaacaaaaaaaactaaaatacccgatctgagccttaaacggtataaatgacaaataaatgaggatctgtgtactacaaaagaacaattggctaacttacatagcaaaagtccgctagcttaaatgctacaatatgctaacaaatgtttcaaacacatattcccccagaaaaatgcgcaatatacatataaactaaattacgaatgcaattagtgctgcaacgattaatcgattaactcgagtattcgattagaaaaaaaacattcgaattaaattttgctgcttcgagtattcgtttaatttaagtgtcgtagtaatggtttattttgaaagtgtttgcatttagttttattgatttgggtggatacactgccttctagtctgcctcgattcacatggctgaatccaggtgctccctgttaagaccaacctaagctaaattttgtttgagctaatgtttttttttaatgcattcgtgatttagtttattgttatatttaccctatttttgtgggaatatgcgtctggaccatttgttaagcattgtaaaaaagttagcattttgcaGCAGTtaaactagtggacttttgcgatgtacgttagccaattgttcttttattgcacatagatcctcatttatttattttttataccgtttgaggctcagctcaggtaatttaatttttcatgttccttatctgattactcgattattcgaactaatggtttatcgattaatcgactactgaaataatcgatagctgcagccctaaatgcaatgaatgcttatgacagatgtcatgaaaTATCAtctagcaaattatgtcactaactccatttatgtcaagcTTGGATCTtctacattcattcaaaagtgaaaaaatttgccggatgacacaaaatgacatctgtcataagcattcattaatgctcatgacagtgttatgccataattatgacagtgttatgatgcCACAGTCAAATACAGTGTTAACAAATACCAAAGCAAGCTATtagtgaaacaactagaacagtaactgaagaaataattagcacagaacacgaattttgattgtcatttagATCTGTCGCGCTGCaacgcatgctaagaggcatgttggacgacaacagtgttgatagcaagtggcagcagaggttgactgtctcacccaagggagcagtgatggccaaatgaagcttcttgaagcaatgatggtggctcatttggtcgtatgacagttttatgatgccaccgtcaaataaagttttaccggacatgatgctacggtggtagcagttaGCGCCTGATGCCTCTCAAAGATACCACATttttacagaactagatgcgaaatgacagacttaaagcagtagacttctcagcgctaaaaaATACTCTCCAACCGTTACTGTCCCTTGCTCacggaacgttagccctgctAACTAGGttagctaggtttctattaattatgactactgtcgatgcgtggctaacgtgtcttacatacaggctttatttaatctataaaaacagcgctgtagagtgatgagggtgtaaaataaaaaacataataaagcagtTAGATTGCAGTtaaattttaagttagtctaaactgtaaatccTGATGAAtagatgtatgatacaggctgtattggagcacattagggactagtgctacttggtgttttatccagcaatgactactgagctaaaattgatagttagcattattgagtttttattttacatcctcatcactccacaacgctatgttatgttaaagcctgtacgtaagacacgttagccacgcatcgaaagtggtcataattaatagaaacctagccctccgcagggctaacgttacgtgagctagtcacagtaacgttaatcttatttattagcgctttagCGCTCTTGATTAGCgctttagcgctctactgctttaagatggcggctgtttactaacgctgcccagacgcggccgagtctgtcaatgcgcatctagttcaacatacctgtgatctctatgagacgcatcagacggtacctgttaccaacgtagcatcgtgcgggctagtatttagcaacgtcggcgtcgtttgtggcggctgtcgactgcagtaagttttttttttttccttcttcctctccgcacgtgacatcagcgcgttgtcccgcatcaaAAGTAGTCCgcgttaaaagtagtccgagcaaaacgtgatgcttagagctgtcaaaattaacgattactcgaggtgaataaaattactcggatcagtttttaaactcgagttactcgagttgctcgagtattcgtttcagctctactcgagttaatcgattaatcgttgcagcactaataacaACACTCACAGGCAAATGCAATGCATCTCCACTGTGTATTTTTTGGGCTGCTGTGATTCATATCCCGAAATAAACAATACGTTCTACAAGTCTATATGAAAGGTGACTTCACCTGAAGCCATAGTTGAGGGCTTCCTCTGCGGTCACCACACCGATGTCCACAGTACGATTCTTCCAAATGCGGTTATTAGTCAACATCTGCAGCAAGAAGAGCGCA
This sequence is a window from Corythoichthys intestinalis isolate RoL2023-P3 chromosome 13, ASM3026506v1, whole genome shotgun sequence. Protein-coding genes within it:
- the fcer1g gene encoding high affinity immunoglobulin epsilon receptor subunit gamma isoform X1; its protein translation is MVGRPLLVAIPLWMTFGQAAALTEPETCYVLDAILLVYGIVLTALYCRLKIRTSKESAEKKANNKQMTEEGIYTDLTSHAQDTYSKIGSK
- the fcer1g gene encoding high affinity immunoglobulin epsilon receptor subunit gamma isoform X2, encoding MVGRPLLVAIPLWMTFGQAALTEPETCYVLDAILLVYGIVLTALYCRLKIRTSKESAEKKANNKQMTEEGIYTDLTSHAQDTYSKIGSK